One Clostridium novyi NT genomic window carries:
- a CDS encoding zinc metallopeptidase, with the protein MFWFYDKTMLILIPALLISAWAQMKVSSAFNKYSKVRSINGYTGAQVARMLLDAEGLYDVPVEEIAGRLTDHYDPRNRVMRLSTDVYYGSSVASIGVAAHETGHAIQHKKHYAPLEIRNSIVPVVNFSSNASWIIFLIGLFMGSRGLTQLGVILFSAVVIFQLITLPVEFNASNRALMILEDKAILYGDEVKGARAVLSAAAMTYVAAALTAILQLVRLIALSRDE; encoded by the coding sequence ATGTTTTGGTTTTATGATAAGACAATGCTAATTCTTATTCCGGCATTATTAATTTCAGCGTGGGCACAGATGAAAGTGAGTTCTGCTTTTAATAAATATTCAAAAGTTAGAAGTATAAATGGATATACAGGGGCTCAAGTTGCTAGAATGTTACTAGATGCAGAGGGTCTTTATGATGTTCCTGTTGAAGAAATAGCAGGAAGACTTACAGACCATTATGATCCAAGAAACAGAGTAATGCGATTATCTACAGATGTTTATTATGGAAGTTCTGTAGCTTCAATAGGAGTTGCTGCTCATGAAACAGGTCATGCAATTCAACATAAAAAGCATTATGCACCACTAGAAATAAGAAATTCTATAGTTCCAGTGGTTAACTTTAGTTCTAATGCATCATGGATAATATTTTTAATTGGACTTTTTATGGGAAGCCGTGGTTTAACTCAGTTAGGAGTAATACTATTTAGTGCTGTAGTTATATTTCAGCTAATTACATTGCCTGTAGAATTTAATGCATCTAATAGAGCGCTAATGATATTAGAAGATAAGGCTATATTATATGGTGATGAAGTTAAAGGTGCTAGAGCAGTTTTATCAGCTGCTGCAATGACTTATGTTGCCGCTGCATTAACTGCTATATTACAACTTGTAAGACTTATCGCATTAAGTAGAGATGAATAG
- the priA gene encoding primosomal protein N', whose amino-acid sequence MYQYAGIVVNNESVQVDKIFTYKIPEELIGKLKVGHRVKVPFGKGNKNIDGFVIELYEEFHNKYKIKSITNICDEFTVLREKDIELIKKMKEKYLCTYLECIKVIIPTGIIKGVRNKIKEVIYIGNNLSEKFNKEPYTSIYNVVKSNNGVYSKTEISKNFKLSLSSINTMIKHGFLTKNETIVNRFNNNVYSNYEEKTLNEEQKVVTDFILNSNNKLFLIHGITGSGKTEIYMNMVKNMISQNKECVILVPEISLTPQMVERFKGRFGKDIAVFHSKLSDGERYDEWLRIKNKQVKVAIGARSAIFLPFDNLGMIIIDEEHEGSYKSDSNPKYNAREIGELKCNIENCKLVLGSATPSVDTYYRCMKGEIELLTLKNRADGATLPDVYTVDMREELRSGNRSIFSNALYDGIEKALNNKEQIILFLNRRGFSTFVSCRECGYVFKCKHCDISLTYHSKGDYLSCHYCGEKYKVPKICPKCGSKYVKYFGVGTERIEREVKKYFPDARTLRMDFDTTRKKNSYDYIYNTFKNGEADILIGTQMVTKGLDFKNVTLVGVIAADVSLNLPDFRSGERTFQLITQVGGRAGRGSKKGSVVVQTYSPENYSIRYSATSDYENFYKEEIGLRYDMDYPPFSKILAINISSKNENLLIKNIQKIGVILKNSLEKNNKIDMLGPCPCSISKVKEFYRWQILIKGQFDNKLALNIKKIIYKNLQDVYNDVRISIDINPSTLL is encoded by the coding sequence GTGTATCAATATGCTGGAATAGTAGTAAACAATGAATCGGTTCAAGTTGATAAAATTTTTACTTATAAAATACCAGAAGAGTTAATAGGAAAACTAAAGGTTGGTCATAGAGTTAAAGTGCCTTTTGGAAAGGGAAATAAAAATATAGATGGATTTGTTATAGAATTATATGAAGAATTTCATAATAAATATAAAATAAAGTCCATTACAAATATCTGTGATGAATTCACTGTTTTAAGAGAAAAAGATATAGAACTTATTAAGAAAATGAAAGAAAAGTACCTCTGTACATATTTAGAGTGTATAAAAGTAATAATTCCTACAGGAATAATAAAAGGAGTTAGAAATAAAATAAAAGAGGTAATATATATAGGAAATAATCTTTCGGAAAAATTTAATAAAGAACCTTATACTAGTATATATAATGTAGTAAAATCAAATAATGGAGTATATTCTAAAACAGAAATAAGTAAAAATTTCAAATTATCCTTATCATCTATTAATACTATGATTAAACATGGATTTTTAACTAAAAATGAAACTATAGTAAATAGGTTTAATAATAATGTCTATAGTAACTATGAAGAAAAGACTTTGAATGAGGAACAAAAGGTAGTTACAGATTTTATATTAAATTCAAATAATAAATTATTTTTAATTCATGGCATAACAGGTAGTGGAAAAACCGAGATCTATATGAACATGGTAAAAAACATGATAAGTCAAAATAAAGAATGTGTAATACTAGTTCCTGAAATATCTCTAACACCTCAGATGGTAGAAAGATTTAAAGGTCGATTTGGAAAAGACATTGCTGTATTTCATAGTAAACTTTCTGATGGAGAAAGATATGATGAATGGCTTAGAATAAAAAACAAACAAGTTAAAGTAGCTATAGGTGCAAGATCAGCTATATTTTTGCCCTTTGATAATTTAGGTATGATAATTATAGATGAGGAGCATGAAGGAAGTTATAAGTCTGATAGTAATCCTAAATACAATGCTAGGGAAATTGGAGAACTAAAGTGCAATATTGAAAATTGTAAACTTGTACTAGGTTCTGCTACACCCTCTGTTGACACTTACTATAGATGTATGAAAGGCGAAATAGAATTACTTACTCTAAAAAATAGAGCTGATGGAGCCACTTTGCCAGATGTATACACAGTAGACATGAGGGAAGAACTTAGAAGTGGAAATAGGTCTATTTTTAGTAATGCTTTATATGATGGAATAGAAAAAGCACTAAACAATAAGGAACAAATAATTTTATTTTTAAATAGAAGAGGATTTTCTACCTTTGTATCATGTAGAGAGTGTGGATATGTGTTTAAATGTAAACATTGCGATATATCTCTTACTTATCATAGCAAAGGAGATTATTTAAGTTGTCATTATTGTGGAGAAAAATATAAAGTTCCTAAAATATGTCCTAAATGTGGAAGTAAATATGTAAAATATTTTGGTGTTGGAACTGAAAGAATTGAAAGAGAAGTTAAAAAGTATTTTCCGGATGCTAGAACACTGAGAATGGATTTTGATACCACAAGAAAAAAGAATTCTTATGATTACATATATAATACTTTTAAAAATGGAGAAGCGGATATATTAATAGGTACTCAAATGGTAACAAAGGGACTAGACTTTAAAAACGTTACATTGGTTGGGGTAATAGCAGCAGATGTGTCCTTAAATCTTCCGGATTTTAGATCAGGAGAGAGAACTTTTCAACTTATAACTCAAGTTGGAGGAAGAGCTGGAAGAGGTTCAAAAAAAGGAAGTGTTGTAGTACAGACATATAGCCCTGAAAATTATAGTATAAGATATTCTGCAACTAGTGATTACGAGAATTTTTATAAAGAAGAAATAGGACTTAGATATGATATGGATTATCCACCTTTTTCTAAAATACTAGCTATAAACATTAGCAGTAAAAATGAAAATTTATTAATAAAAAATATACAAAAAATTGGTGTAATATTAAAAAATTCACTTGAAAAAAATAATAAAATAGATATGTTAGGACCATGTCCTTGTTCAATTTCAAAAGTAAAGGAATTTTACAGGTGGCAGATATTAATAAAAGGCCAATTTGATAACAAATTAGCATTAAATATCAAAAAAATTATTTATAAAAACTTACAAGATGTTTATAATGATGTAAGGATAAGTATTGATATTAATCCAAGTACACTATTATAA
- the def gene encoding peptide deformylase has protein sequence MALRNIRVEEDSILRKKCREVEEINDRILTLIEDMKETMYEADGVGLAAPQVGILKRLVVIDVGEGPITLINPEIIESEGSQTDYEGCLSLPGKQGKVTRPYKVTAKALNEKGEPVEIKGEGLLARAICHELDHLDGTLFIDKVIEERGE, from the coding sequence ATGGCATTAAGAAATATAAGAGTAGAAGAAGATTCTATATTAAGAAAGAAGTGTAGAGAAGTAGAAGAAATAAATGATAGAATATTAACACTTATAGAAGATATGAAAGAAACAATGTATGAAGCAGATGGAGTAGGACTTGCAGCACCACAAGTTGGAATATTAAAAAGATTAGTAGTTATAGATGTTGGAGAAGGTCCAATAACTTTAATTAATCCTGAAATTATAGAAAGTGAAGGAAGTCAAACAGATTATGAAGGATGCCTAAGCTTACCAGGAAAACAAGGAAAAGTTACAAGACCATACAAAGTTACAGCTAAAGCTTTAAATGAAAAAGGAGAACCAGTAGAAATAAAGGGAGAAGGACTTCTTGCAAGAGCTATTTGTCATGAACTTGATCATTTAGATGGAACATTATTTATTGATAAAGTAATAGAAGAAAGAGGAGAATAG
- the coaBC gene encoding bifunctional phosphopantothenoylcysteine decarboxylase/phosphopantothenate--cysteine ligase CoaBC: protein MDKKKTVVVGVTGGIAVYKALDVISRLRKADVNVHVIMTEHATKFVNPLSFQSLSQNMVTVDMFAEPKAWEIQHISLAKKADLMLIVPATVNILGKVANGIADDMLSTTIMATKAPVVFAPAANTNMFLNPIVQGNIRKLKEYGYKFIEPASGRLACGDVGAGKLEDTEIISEITLSMLYDKKDLEGKKVLVTAGPTIAPIDPVRYITNRSSGKMGYAIAEEARDRGAEVILVSGPTSIKKPFGIKVIDVKTNAEMLKAVENNFENSDIVIKSAAVADYKPKTYSEKKIKKGDEELSLELQKDTDILKKLGSIKKNQVLVGFAAESNDLIENATSKLHKKNLDYIVANNIVSNDTGFASEDNKVTILCSDGRKIPLPKMSKKQVARELFDLINEKR from the coding sequence ATGGATAAAAAGAAAACTGTAGTAGTTGGGGTAACTGGCGGCATTGCAGTTTACAAAGCTTTAGACGTAATCAGTAGATTAAGAAAAGCTGATGTAAATGTACATGTTATAATGACAGAGCATGCTACAAAATTCGTAAATCCACTATCATTTCAATCCTTAAGTCAAAATATGGTTACTGTAGATATGTTTGCAGAACCTAAAGCATGGGAAATACAACATATATCATTAGCTAAAAAAGCAGATTTAATGTTAATAGTACCTGCTACAGTAAATATACTAGGAAAAGTTGCAAATGGTATAGCAGATGATATGTTATCAACTACTATTATGGCAACAAAAGCTCCTGTTGTATTTGCTCCAGCAGCTAATACAAATATGTTTTTAAACCCTATAGTACAAGGAAACATAAGAAAATTAAAAGAATATGGATATAAATTTATAGAACCTGCATCAGGTAGACTTGCTTGCGGAGATGTAGGCGCAGGAAAACTTGAGGATACAGAAATAATAAGTGAAATAACACTAAGTATGCTTTATGATAAAAAAGATTTAGAAGGCAAAAAAGTATTAGTAACAGCAGGACCTACTATAGCTCCTATAGATCCAGTTAGATATATAACAAATAGATCTAGTGGTAAAATGGGATATGCTATAGCAGAAGAAGCAAGAGATAGGGGTGCTGAGGTTATTTTAGTTTCAGGACCTACAAGTATAAAGAAGCCTTTTGGAATTAAAGTTATAGATGTAAAAACTAATGCTGAAATGTTAAAAGCTGTAGAGAATAACTTTGAAAATTCTGATATAGTTATTAAATCAGCAGCAGTAGCTGATTACAAACCTAAGACTTATTCTGAAAAGAAAATAAAAAAAGGTGACGAAGAATTGTCACTTGAGTTACAAAAGGATACTGATATATTAAAGAAATTAGGATCTATAAAGAAAAATCAAGTATTAGTAGGCTTTGCAGCTGAAAGTAATGATTTAATTGAAAATGCTACATCAAAGCTACATAAGAAAAATTTAGATTATATAGTAGCAAATAATATAGTTTCTAATGATACTGGATTTGCATCAGAAGATAACAAAGTAACTATATTATGTTCAGATGGTAGAAAAATACCTCTACCTAAAATGAGCAAAAAACAAGTTGCTAGAGAATTGTTTGATTTAATTAATGAAAAGCGCTAA
- the pknB gene encoding Stk1 family PASTA domain-containing Ser/Thr kinase has protein sequence MTGTILGNRYELLQKIGEGGMAEVYKAKCHLLNRFVAVKVLKSQYSDDIEFVNKFKQEASSAASLSHNNIVGIYDIGSENNINYIVMEYIDGKTLKQIINENGSLGFNASIDIAIQIAKALECAHNNNIIHRDVKPHNILVTRDRNIKVTDFGIAKATSSVTITNSDKIIGSAHYISPEQAKGRFVDCKTDIYSLGIILYEMVTGKVPYDGESPVSVALKHVQEELIPPIKVNPNIPESLNKLILKAVEKEPYKRYQSAHDMIIDLNKVKQNPNVNIAANVDENEYTKIMKPIADVDEKEPDLYDDIEDEDNEEVEELKGREFEDKREKKEKKPKGSSKSKKKILGGIIGLAVLIICVVGIFMVAGGSKKTGKVNVPNIIGLTSDKAEKLVKDAGLKFVVKEEPSDKPKGVVIKCYPSPGTTMDLSENNEVRVIISSGSENTGVPNLVDIDFETAKEYLNMYNLKLGEVTYKYSNSVEKGKVCDQSPKAGSEIKPDTTVDLVISKGSQLKMTTVPNLINKKLDEVEGIVSSAGLRLGTVNKIPTTDKEKDGLVTVQSIESGTRVKQQTIINISCYSFGNKDIVKVPNFVNKTVKEARILAEQNDLSISFRGRDDFIIVSQDKAPGSQVAEGTSISLKTEPNP, from the coding sequence ATGACTGGGACTATTCTAGGAAATAGATATGAATTATTGCAAAAAATTGGTGAAGGAGGTATGGCTGAAGTATATAAGGCTAAATGTCATTTATTAAATAGATTTGTAGCTGTAAAAGTTTTAAAAAGTCAGTATTCAGATGATATTGAGTTTGTCAACAAGTTTAAACAAGAAGCATCTTCCGCAGCTAGTTTATCGCATAATAATATAGTTGGAATTTATGATATTGGATCAGAAAATAATATAAATTATATTGTAATGGAGTACATAGATGGTAAAACATTAAAACAAATCATAAATGAAAATGGAAGTTTAGGATTTAATGCATCAATTGATATTGCAATTCAAATTGCTAAAGCTTTAGAATGTGCTCATAATAACAATATTATTCACAGAGATGTTAAGCCTCATAATATTTTAGTAACAAGAGATAGAAATATAAAAGTAACTGATTTTGGAATAGCTAAAGCAACATCATCTGTTACTATAACAAATTCAGATAAAATTATAGGATCAGCACATTACATTTCTCCTGAACAAGCAAAAGGAAGATTTGTTGATTGTAAAACGGATATTTATTCTTTAGGAATAATTTTATATGAAATGGTTACAGGAAAAGTACCTTATGATGGAGAAAGTCCTGTATCAGTAGCTTTAAAACATGTTCAAGAGGAACTTATACCTCCTATAAAGGTGAATCCTAATATACCGGAAAGCTTAAATAAACTCATATTAAAAGCTGTAGAAAAGGAACCATATAAAAGATATCAAAGTGCCCATGATATGATTATAGATTTAAATAAGGTAAAACAAAATCCAAATGTTAATATAGCTGCTAATGTTGACGAAAATGAATATACAAAAATAATGAAGCCTATAGCAGATGTTGATGAAAAAGAGCCTGATTTATATGATGATATTGAAGATGAAGATAATGAAGAAGTAGAAGAATTAAAAGGTAGAGAATTTGAAGATAAAAGAGAGAAAAAAGAGAAAAAGCCTAAAGGTTCTAGTAAAAGTAAGAAAAAAATACTAGGTGGAATTATAGGGCTTGCTGTTTTAATAATATGTGTTGTAGGAATATTTATGGTTGCAGGTGGTAGCAAAAAAACTGGAAAAGTTAATGTTCCTAATATAATAGGATTAACATCAGATAAAGCTGAAAAACTTGTAAAAGATGCTGGACTTAAATTTGTAGTAAAGGAAGAACCAAGTGATAAGCCAAAAGGAGTTGTAATAAAGTGTTACCCATCTCCAGGTACTACTATGGACTTAAGTGAAAATAATGAAGTAAGAGTTATAATAAGTTCTGGAAGTGAAAACACAGGAGTACCCAATTTGGTAGATATTGATTTTGAAACAGCTAAAGAATATTTAAATATGTATAACTTAAAACTTGGGGAAGTTACTTATAAATATAGTAATAGTGTAGAAAAAGGAAAAGTATGTGATCAATCTCCAAAGGCTGGATCAGAAATAAAACCAGATACAACAGTAGATTTAGTTATAAGTAAGGGATCACAATTAAAAATGACAACAGTACCGAATTTAATTAATAAGAAATTAGATGAAGTTGAAGGAATAGTATCAAGTGCTGGATTAAGATTAGGTACAGTAAATAAAATACCTACTACAGATAAAGAAAAAGATGGATTAGTTACAGTTCAAAGCATAGAATCAGGTACAAGAGTAAAACAACAGACAATTATTAACATAAGTTGCTATTCTTTTGGAAATAAGGATATAGTAAAGGTACCAAACTTCGTAAATAAAACAGTAAAAGAGGCTA
- a CDS encoding Stp1/IreP family PP2C-type Ser/Thr phosphatase — protein MNSSRIFTEKLCVGLLSDIGNVREINEDSIGKYENDEFAVYIVADGMGGHNAGDVASKIAVESCIEYIKRNRYLDDMERLLKESIKYANNNIYIKAENSEMLYGMGTTITACIVKQGKVVIANVGDSSCYIVTEENIEKITKDHSLVQELVDDGSITEEEAINHPNKNIITRALGTKKTVKIDTFSVDISYNEKFVLCTDGLSNEVSKEEMYSIISQNTNQEACRLLVDLCKNKSGRDNISVIIFGGMQK, from the coding sequence ATGAATAGTAGTAGGATTTTTACCGAAAAGCTATGCGTAGGACTTTTGTCAGATATAGGAAACGTCAGAGAGATAAATGAAGATTCTATAGGAAAATACGAAAATGATGAATTTGCTGTGTATATAGTAGCTGATGGCATGGGAGGACATAATGCAGGAGATGTAGCAAGTAAAATTGCCGTAGAATCTTGCATAGAATATATAAAAAGAAACAGATATCTTGATGATATGGAAAGATTGTTAAAAGAATCAATTAAATATGCTAACAATAATATATATATAAAAGCAGAAAATAGTGAAATGTTATATGGTATGGGGACAACTATTACAGCGTGTATTGTAAAACAAGGAAAAGTTGTTATTGCAAACGTAGGGGATAGTAGTTGCTATATTGTAACAGAAGAAAATATAGAAAAAATTACAAAAGATCATTCATTAGTACAAGAGTTAGTTGATGATGGAAGTATAACAGAAGAAGAGGCTATAAATCATCCTAATAAAAATATAATAACTAGAGCATTAGGAACTAAAAAAACTGTAAAGATAGATACATTTAGTGTAGATATAAGTTATAATGAAAAATTTGTATTGTGCACAGATGGTTTATCAAACGAAGTTTCCAAAGAAGAAATGTATAGTATAATATCACAAAATACAAATCAAGAGGCCTGTAGATTACTAGTAGACTTGTGCAAAAATAAGAGTGGAAGAGATAATATTTCAGTGATTATATTTGGAGGAATGCAAAAATGA
- the fmt gene encoding methionyl-tRNA formyltransferase → MKIVFMGTPEFAVPSLKAMVENFNVEGVFTQPDRPKGRGKKLAMSPVKEVALENNIDVYQPVSLRKEPEFIEKLKNIQPDFIIVVAYGQILPKEVLEIPKYACINLHASLLPKYRGAAPLNWAIINGEKKSGNTTMLMDVGLDTGDMLMTQEVDINDSMTAGELHDILMIQGGDLLVDTINKMVSGEITPIKQDDSKTCYASMLDKKMACIDWSKSASEIHNLIRGLNPWPVAYTHYDDKVMKIYKSHVLNENSKKEPGTVINVSNKGIKVACGEGILVVEEIQFPGKKPLKVEQYIRGNSIEIESVLK, encoded by the coding sequence ATGAAGATAGTTTTTATGGGAACTCCCGAATTTGCAGTACCATCACTTAAAGCTATGGTGGAAAACTTTAATGTAGAAGGTGTATTTACTCAACCAGATAGACCAAAGGGTAGAGGAAAAAAATTAGCTATGTCACCTGTTAAAGAAGTGGCACTTGAAAACAATATAGATGTTTATCAACCAGTTAGTTTAAGAAAAGAACCTGAATTTATTGAAAAATTAAAGAATATACAACCGGATTTCATTATTGTTGTGGCGTATGGACAAATATTGCCTAAGGAAGTTTTAGAGATACCAAAATATGCTTGTATAAATTTACATGCTTCATTATTACCTAAATATAGAGGAGCAGCTCCACTAAATTGGGCAATTATAAATGGAGAAAAGAAAAGTGGAAATACCACTATGCTTATGGATGTAGGACTTGATACCGGTGATATGTTAATGACTCAAGAAGTTGATATAAATGATTCCATGACAGCAGGAGAACTACATGATATTTTAATGATACAGGGAGGAGATTTACTAGTAGATACTATAAATAAAATGGTATCAGGTGAAATTACTCCTATAAAACAAGATGATAGTAAAACTTGTTATGCATCTATGCTTGATAAAAAAATGGCTTGTATTGATTGGAGTAAATCAGCAAGTGAAATACACAACCTTATAAGAGGATTAAATCCATGGCCAGTAGCATATACACATTATGATGATAAAGTTATGAAAATATACAAATCTCATGTTTTAAATGAAAATAGTAAAAAGGAACCTGGAACAGTAATTAATGTTTCAAATAAAGGTATAAAAGTTGCTTGTGGTGAGGGAATACTAGTAGTAGAAGAAATTCAATTCCCAGGTAAAAAACCTCTTAAAGTTGAACAATACATAAGAGGAAATTCTATTGAAATTGAAAGTGTTTTAAAATAA
- the rlmN gene encoding 23S rRNA (adenine(2503)-C(2))-methyltransferase RlmN has translation MKNILNFTLDELKDWMDKNSESKFRAKQIFQWIYKKAVFNFDDMSNISKSTKEKLKENFYIQIPNVVKKYVSNIDGTEKFLFEYEDGNIIESVVMKYKHGNSICVSTQIGCRMGCKFCASTVDGVVRNLTSGEIIAQVLKAQKEICDRISNVVLMGSGEPLDNYDNVIKFLKLINDEDALNIGQRHITLSTCGIVPKIKELADQKMQITLAISLHAPNNEIRKSMMPIANKYTLEELLDACRYYYRTTNRRITFEYALVKGVNDSRENAEELIKISKGMLCHINLIPVNEIKENNYERSKSKDIEEFKETLIKHGIETTIRREMGSDINGACGQLRRNYIRNN, from the coding sequence ATGAAAAATATTTTGAATTTTACTTTAGATGAATTAAAAGACTGGATGGACAAAAATAGTGAAAGTAAATTTAGAGCAAAACAAATTTTCCAGTGGATATATAAAAAAGCTGTTTTTAACTTTGATGATATGAGCAATATATCTAAAAGTACTAAGGAAAAGTTAAAAGAAAATTTTTATATACAAATACCGAATGTTGTAAAAAAATATGTATCTAATATTGATGGTACAGAAAAATTTCTTTTTGAATATGAAGATGGAAATATAATAGAATCTGTTGTTATGAAATATAAGCATGGAAATTCAATATGTGTATCTACTCAAATTGGATGTAGAATGGGTTGTAAATTTTGTGCATCTACTGTAGATGGTGTTGTTAGAAATTTAACTTCAGGTGAAATAATAGCACAAGTTCTAAAGGCTCAAAAGGAGATATGTGATAGAATATCTAATGTAGTTCTTATGGGAAGTGGAGAGCCACTAGATAACTATGATAATGTAATAAAATTTTTAAAACTTATAAATGATGAAGATGCTTTAAATATAGGTCAAAGACATATTACCTTATCAACTTGTGGTATAGTACCTAAGATAAAAGAACTTGCAGATCAAAAAATGCAAATAACTTTAGCGATTTCACTTCATGCACCAAATAACGAAATAAGAAAGAGTATGATGCCTATAGCAAATAAATATACTTTAGAAGAATTATTAGATGCTTGTAGGTATTATTATAGAACTACAAATAGAAGAATAACTTTTGAATATGCCTTAGTAAAAGGAGTTAATGACAGCAGAGAAAATGCAGAAGAACTAATAAAAATATCAAAAGGTATGTTGTGTCATATAAATTTAATTCCTGTTAATGAGATTAAAGAAAATAATTATGAAAGATCAAAATCAAAAGATATAGAAGAATTTAAAGAGACTTTAATAAAACATGGAATTGAAACCACAATACGAAGAGAAATGGGATCAGATATAAATGGAGCTTGTGGGCAGTTAAGAAGAAATTATATTAGAAATAACTAA
- the rpoZ gene encoding DNA-directed RNA polymerase subunit omega, which yields MNNYMINPSIVDLLTKVDNRYSLVTVTSRRARQIIDGDEALVNVEDAYKPLTTAIHEVNAGKVSYESLVEGIK from the coding sequence ATGAACAATTATATGATTAATCCATCAATTGTAGATTTATTAACTAAAGTTGACAACAGATACTCACTAGTTACTGTAACATCTAGAAGAGCAAGACAAATAATAGATGGAGATGAAGCTTTAGTAAATGTAGAAGATGCATATAAACCACTTACAACAGCAATACATGAAGTAAATGCTGGAAAAGTTTCTTATGAGTCTTTAGTGGAGGGAATAAAATAG
- the rsmB gene encoding 16S rRNA (cytosine(967)-C(5))-methyltransferase RsmB, which translates to MEKARKICVDILEVVFNKNAYSNIVLRQTLNKNKIDDKDKGLITEIVYGTIKYKYTIDTILNNFLKKGIKSLDSYVLNILRITVYQIKFLDKIPNFAAVNEAVEIAKKEKSVGASKLVNGVLRNYLRNLDKKYYNDKNLVETLCFKYSYDKWLVNMLIKQYGNEIAEDILKGLNERPAVTVRVNNLKTDHDEAFSNLEEYGYDVEEGYICPEAIVINKGKSIEKNPLFKEGKITVQDESAMLVAPSIDAKEGATVLDLCSAPGGKTTHISEIMNNTGIVKAFDIHENKLSLVKENAKRLGIDNISCAEMDASKFNKELENSADMVLIDVPCSGLGIIRKKPEIKYTKDIKSTKDIVAIQKKIMENAAKYVKKEGTLLYSTCTINKEENEKNINWFIKKFPEYKVEPLFYGNMSNIIYNENGTVTILPNKYMDGFFIAKLKKTR; encoded by the coding sequence ATGGAAAAAGCTAGAAAGATATGTGTAGATATACTTGAGGTAGTTTTTAATAAAAATGCCTATTCAAATATAGTTTTAAGACAAACACTTAATAAAAATAAAATAGATGATAAAGACAAGGGATTAATAACAGAGATAGTATACGGTACAATAAAATATAAATACACAATTGATACTATTCTAAATAACTTTTTAAAAAAAGGAATAAAAAGTTTAGATTCTTATGTACTTAATATACTTAGAATTACAGTTTATCAAATAAAATTCTTAGACAAAATTCCTAATTTTGCTGCAGTGAATGAGGCTGTAGAAATAGCTAAAAAGGAAAAATCAGTTGGAGCATCAAAACTTGTAAATGGTGTACTTAGAAACTATCTAAGAAATTTAGATAAAAAGTATTATAATGATAAGAATTTAGTAGAAACACTGTGTTTTAAGTATTCTTACGATAAGTGGTTAGTTAACATGCTTATTAAACAGTATGGAAATGAAATTGCAGAAGATATACTTAAGGGATTAAATGAAAGACCTGCAGTTACAGTTAGAGTTAATAATCTAAAGACAGATCATGATGAGGCCTTTAGTAATCTTGAGGAATATGGATATGATGTAGAAGAAGGATACATATGTCCAGAAGCTATTGTAATAAATAAAGGAAAGAGTATAGAAAAAAATCCTTTATTTAAAGAAGGAAAAATAACTGTTCAAGATGAAAGTGCTATGCTTGTAGCACCTTCTATAGATGCTAAAGAAGGAGCTACAGTTCTTGATTTATGTAGTGCCCCAGGAGGTAAAACAACTCATATATCAGAAATTATGAACAATACTGGAATTGTAAAAGCCTTTGATATACATGAGAATAAGCTAAGTTTAGTAAAAGAAAATGCTAAAAGACTTGGAATAGACAATATATCGTGTGCTGAAATGGATGCATCTAAATTCAATAAAGAACTTGAAAATTCAGCAGATATGGTATTAATAGATGTTCCATGTTCTGGTCTTGGAATAATAAGAAAAAAACCAGAAATAAAATATACAAAAGACATAAAGTCAACAAAAGATATAGTAGCTATACAGAAAAAAATAATGGAAAACGCTGCAAAGTATGTGAAAAAAGAAGGAACTTTATTGTATTCAACTTGTACAATAAACAAAGAAGAAAACGAAAAAAATATTAATTGGTTTATAAAAAAGTTTCCGGAATATAAAGTTGAACCATTATTTTATGGTAACATGAGTAATATCATATATAATGAAAATGGTACAGTTACAATTTTACCTAATAAGTATATGGATGGATTTTTTATTGCTAAACTTAAGAAAACTAGGTAG